From one Trifolium pratense cultivar HEN17-A07 linkage group LG1, ARS_RC_1.1, whole genome shotgun sequence genomic stretch:
- the LOC123896639 gene encoding BTB/POZ domain-containing protein At1g21780-like — protein sequence MGDSKVETISRLAQWKIDNFGPCSYKKSDPFKLGIWNWYLSIERNRYLYIHLFPEPSRLSKEQPPIARFIIRVSNTASSSSSSRKFYISPVHERVLRTCDDFVWPVDTTFLGRLIIDVEFLDLKIHPLNGGEASSIWPSDGKLQSVATPNTLRCLSRMLDEAIHADLTIITADGTLKAHKAVLSATSPAFLASYRDSSEEKESSTIHMEEMSQESCTALLSYMYGTIKPGDFWKHRLSLLGAANKYDIGDLKDACEESLLEDLNSGNVLERLNEAWLYQLQKLKKGCFTFLFDFGKIYDVREEINTFFRHADRDLMLEMFQEVLTIWK from the exons ATGGGAGATTCCAAGGTAGAAACAATTTCCCGATTAGCTCAATGGAAAATCGACAACTTCGGACCTTGTTCTTACAAGAAATCCGACCCTTTCAAACTCGGTATTTGGAATTG GTATTTGTCAATAGAGAGAAACAGGTATCTATATATACATCTATTTCCTGAACCTTCAAGACTTTCTAAGGAACAACCTCCAATTGCTCGCTTCATTATTCGTGTTTCCAATActgcttcatcttcttcctcctcccGTAAATTTTACATTTCCCCTG TTCATGAAAGGGTGCTTAGAACATGTGACGACTTTGTCTGGCCTGTGGATACTACATTCCTTGGTCGCTTGATTATTGATGTTGAATTTCTTGACCTGAAGATCCATCCTCTGAAT GGTGGAGAAGCCAGTTCTATATGGCCATCTGATGGAAAACTGCAATCTGTTGCAACTCCAAACACTCTCCGATGCCTCTCTCGCATGCTTGACGAAGCTATACACGCTGACCTCACCATTATAACAGCAGATGGTACACTCAAGGCACATAAAGCAGTCTTGTCCGCAACTTCTCCTGCATTCCTGGCCTCATATCGTGACAGCAGCGAAGAGAAAGAGTCGTCTACAATCCACATGGAAGAAATGTCACAAGAATCCTGCACAGCCCTTCTAAGTTACATGTACGGCACAATAAAACCCGGAGATTTCTGGAAACACAGGCTTTCATTGCTCGGAGCAGCCAATAAATACGACATAGGCGATCTCAAAGATGCTTGTGAGGAAAGCCTACTCGAAGATCTTAACTCCGGAAATGTTCTTGAGAGGCTGAATGAGGCTTGGTTGTACCAGCTGCAAAAGTTAAAGAAAGGATGTTTCACATTCTTATTTGATTTCGGTAAGATATATGATGTTAGAGAAGaaataaatactttttttcGTCATGCAGATAGGGATCTAATGCTGGAGATGTTTCAAGAAGTGCTTACAATTTGGAAATAG
- the LOC123921069 gene encoding aldehyde dehydrogenase family 3 member H1 isoform X3, whose protein sequence is MATSKVNKKVFDSEEALTTVKDLRTTFDSGKTRSYEWRISQLKALLELTEQKEQEIVKALCNDLDKPPLETVAYEISMLKNSCKTAIKELKHWMAPEKVKTSLTTFPSSAEIVSEPLGVVLVISAWNYPFLLSLDPVIGAIAAGNAVVLKPSELAPATSSLLTKLLAEYMDNSSIRVVEGAVDETSALLQQKWDKIFYTGNGKVARIVMAAAAKNLTPVVLELGGKSPVIVDSNSNINLQVATRRIIAGKWGCNNGQACISPDYIITTKDYAPKLVDSLKTELESFYGKNPLESKDLSRIVNSNHFARLSKLLDDDKVSGKTVYGGEKDESKLRISPTILLDVPRDSLIMNEEIFGPLLPIITVDKLEESFDVINSGPKPLAAYLFTNNKKLKEQFVKTISAGGLVINDTTLHLAVHTLPFGGVGDSGVGAYHGKFSFDAFSHKKAVLYRSFFGDASIRYPPYTKTKMRFLKALMTGGLLAIINAIFGKS, encoded by the exons ATGGCAACATCTAAAGTCAATAAGAAAGTGTTTGATTCAGAAGAAGCTTTAACAACGGTTAAGGATCTAAGAACAACGTTTGACTCTGGTAAAACTCGAAGCTACGAATGGAGAATTTCTCAATTGAAAGCACTTTTGGAGTTAACTGAACAGAAGGAGCAAGAGATTGTTAAAGCTCTCT GTAATGACCTCGATAAACCCCCGCTTGAAACCGTCGCTTACGAG ATTTCTATGTTGAAAAACTCATGTAAAACTGCAATCAAGGAATTGAAGCATTGGATGGCTCCAGAAAAG GTCAAAACATCACTCACAACTTTTCCTTCTTCGGCTGAAATAGTATCTGAACCACTTGGAGTTGTTTTGGTCATCTCTGCATGGAACTATCCATTTT TGCTATCACTTGATCCAGTTATTGGAGCTATTGCAGCGGGTAATGCCGTGGTTTTAAAACCATCAGAGCTTGCTCCGGCCACATCATCATTGCTGACAAAACTATTAGCAGAATACATGGATAACTCATCTATAAGAGTTGTTGAGGGAGCAGTTGATGAAACATCTGCATTACTGCAACAAAAGTGGGACAAAATTTTCTACACAG GTAATGGAAAAGTGGCACGCATAGTGATGGCTGCTGCTGCTAAGAACCTTACACCAGTTGTGCTGGAGCTTGGAGGAAAATCACCAGTTATTGttgattcaaattcaaatatcaaCTTACAG GTAGCAACTAGAAGGATAATTGCTGGAAAATGGGGTTGCAATAATGGACAAGCTTGTATTTCTCCAGATTATATTATAACTACAAAAGACTATGCTCCTAAGTTG GTGGATTCTCTGAAGACTGAATTGGAGAGTTTTTATGGAAAGAATCCATTGGAATCAAAAGATTTGTCCCGTATTGTAAACTCGAACCACTTTGCTCGCTTGTCAAAGCTTTTGGATGATGATAAAGTTTCTGGTAAGACTGTTTATGGAGGTGAAAAGGATGAAAGCAAATT gAGGATTAGCCCTACTATTCTATTGGATGTTCCGCGAGATTCTCTGATAATGAATGAGGAGATATTCGGTCCATTACTTCCCATCATCACG GTCGATAAACTAGAAGAAAGCTTTGATGTGATAAACTCAGGACCAAAGCCTCTTGCTGCATATTTATTTACAAACAATAAGAAACTCAAGGAGCAGTTTGTTAAGACTATTTCTGCTGGTGGTTTGGTCATCAATGACACTACTCTACAT CTTGCAGTGCATACTTTGCCTTTTGGAGGAGTAGGAGACAGTGGAGTTGGTGCATATCATGGAAAATTCTCATTTGATGCATTTAGCCACAAAAAAGCAGTTCTATATCGCAGTTTTTTTGGTGATGCTTCTATAAGGTATCCACCATATACTAAGACAAAGATGAGATTTTTGAAGGCTCTCATGACTGGTGGCTTACTAGCTATAATTAATGCCATATTTGGAAAGTCCTAG
- the LOC123921069 gene encoding aldehyde dehydrogenase family 3 member H1 isoform X1 has product MATSKVNKKVFDSEEALTTVKDLRTTFDSGKTRSYEWRISQLKALLELTEQKEQEIVKALYSDLSKSEAESFIQEISMLKNSCKTAIKELKHWMAPEKVKTSLTTFPSSAEIVSEPLGVVLVISAWNYPFLLSLDPVIGAIAAGNAVVLKPSELAPATSSLLTKLLAEYMDNSSIRVVEGAVDETSALLQQKWDKIFYTGNGKVARIVMAAAAKNLTPVVLELGGKSPVIVDSNSNINLQVATRRIIAGKWGCNNGQACISPDYIITTKDYAPKLVDSLKTELESFYGKNPLESKDLSRIVNSNHFARLSKLLDDDKVSGKTVYGGEKDESKLRISPTILLDVPRDSLIMNEEIFGPLLPIITVDKLEESFDVINSGPKPLAAYLFTNNKKLKEQFVKTISAGGLVINDTTLHLAVHTLPFGGVGDSGVGAYHGKFSFDAFSHKKAVLYRSFFGDASIRYPPYTKTKMRFLKALMTGGLLAIINAIFGKS; this is encoded by the exons ATGGCAACATCTAAAGTCAATAAGAAAGTGTTTGATTCAGAAGAAGCTTTAACAACGGTTAAGGATCTAAGAACAACGTTTGACTCTGGTAAAACTCGAAGCTACGAATGGAGAATTTCTCAATTGAAAGCACTTTTGGAGTTAACTGAACAGAAGGAGCAAGAGATTGTTAAAGCTCTCTACTCCGACTTATCCAAATCTGAAGCTGAATCTTTCATCCAAGAG ATTTCTATGTTGAAAAACTCATGTAAAACTGCAATCAAGGAATTGAAGCATTGGATGGCTCCAGAAAAG GTCAAAACATCACTCACAACTTTTCCTTCTTCGGCTGAAATAGTATCTGAACCACTTGGAGTTGTTTTGGTCATCTCTGCATGGAACTATCCATTTT TGCTATCACTTGATCCAGTTATTGGAGCTATTGCAGCGGGTAATGCCGTGGTTTTAAAACCATCAGAGCTTGCTCCGGCCACATCATCATTGCTGACAAAACTATTAGCAGAATACATGGATAACTCATCTATAAGAGTTGTTGAGGGAGCAGTTGATGAAACATCTGCATTACTGCAACAAAAGTGGGACAAAATTTTCTACACAG GTAATGGAAAAGTGGCACGCATAGTGATGGCTGCTGCTGCTAAGAACCTTACACCAGTTGTGCTGGAGCTTGGAGGAAAATCACCAGTTATTGttgattcaaattcaaatatcaaCTTACAG GTAGCAACTAGAAGGATAATTGCTGGAAAATGGGGTTGCAATAATGGACAAGCTTGTATTTCTCCAGATTATATTATAACTACAAAAGACTATGCTCCTAAGTTG GTGGATTCTCTGAAGACTGAATTGGAGAGTTTTTATGGAAAGAATCCATTGGAATCAAAAGATTTGTCCCGTATTGTAAACTCGAACCACTTTGCTCGCTTGTCAAAGCTTTTGGATGATGATAAAGTTTCTGGTAAGACTGTTTATGGAGGTGAAAAGGATGAAAGCAAATT gAGGATTAGCCCTACTATTCTATTGGATGTTCCGCGAGATTCTCTGATAATGAATGAGGAGATATTCGGTCCATTACTTCCCATCATCACG GTCGATAAACTAGAAGAAAGCTTTGATGTGATAAACTCAGGACCAAAGCCTCTTGCTGCATATTTATTTACAAACAATAAGAAACTCAAGGAGCAGTTTGTTAAGACTATTTCTGCTGGTGGTTTGGTCATCAATGACACTACTCTACAT CTTGCAGTGCATACTTTGCCTTTTGGAGGAGTAGGAGACAGTGGAGTTGGTGCATATCATGGAAAATTCTCATTTGATGCATTTAGCCACAAAAAAGCAGTTCTATATCGCAGTTTTTTTGGTGATGCTTCTATAAGGTATCCACCATATACTAAGACAAAGATGAGATTTTTGAAGGCTCTCATGACTGGTGGCTTACTAGCTATAATTAATGCCATATTTGGAAAGTCCTAG
- the LOC123921069 gene encoding aldehyde dehydrogenase family 3 member H1 isoform X2 → MEKFNSEAGSILVNELNATFGSGKTRIYEWRISQLNQLFKLLNFHEQEIIDALRNDLDKPPLETVAYEISMLKNSCKTAIKELKHWMAPEKVKTSLTTFPSSAEIVSEPLGVVLVISAWNYPFLLSLDPVIGAIAAGNAVVLKPSELAPATSSLLTKLLAEYMDNSSIRVVEGAVDETSALLQQKWDKIFYTGNGKVARIVMAAAAKNLTPVVLELGGKSPVIVDSNSNINLQVATRRIIAGKWGCNNGQACISPDYIITTKDYAPKLVDSLKTELESFYGKNPLESKDLSRIVNSNHFARLSKLLDDDKVSGKTVYGGEKDESKLRISPTILLDVPRDSLIMNEEIFGPLLPIITVDKLEESFDVINSGPKPLAAYLFTNNKKLKEQFVKTISAGGLVINDTTLHLAVHTLPFGGVGDSGVGAYHGKFSFDAFSHKKAVLYRSFFGDASIRYPPYTKTKMRFLKALMTGGLLAIINAIFGKS, encoded by the exons ATGGAAAAGTTTAACAGTGAAGCTGGATCTATTCTTGTGAATGAACTCAATGCAACATTCGGTTCTGGTAAAACACGAATTTATGAATGGAGAATTTCGCAGCTTAACCAACTGTTTAAGCTTCTAAACTTTCATGAACAAGAAATTATTGATGCTCTTCGTAATGACCTCGATAAACCCCCGCTTGAAACCGTCGCTTACGAG ATTTCTATGTTGAAAAACTCATGTAAAACTGCAATCAAGGAATTGAAGCATTGGATGGCTCCAGAAAAG GTCAAAACATCACTCACAACTTTTCCTTCTTCGGCTGAAATAGTATCTGAACCACTTGGAGTTGTTTTGGTCATCTCTGCATGGAACTATCCATTTT TGCTATCACTTGATCCAGTTATTGGAGCTATTGCAGCGGGTAATGCCGTGGTTTTAAAACCATCAGAGCTTGCTCCGGCCACATCATCATTGCTGACAAAACTATTAGCAGAATACATGGATAACTCATCTATAAGAGTTGTTGAGGGAGCAGTTGATGAAACATCTGCATTACTGCAACAAAAGTGGGACAAAATTTTCTACACAG GTAATGGAAAAGTGGCACGCATAGTGATGGCTGCTGCTGCTAAGAACCTTACACCAGTTGTGCTGGAGCTTGGAGGAAAATCACCAGTTATTGttgattcaaattcaaatatcaaCTTACAG GTAGCAACTAGAAGGATAATTGCTGGAAAATGGGGTTGCAATAATGGACAAGCTTGTATTTCTCCAGATTATATTATAACTACAAAAGACTATGCTCCTAAGTTG GTGGATTCTCTGAAGACTGAATTGGAGAGTTTTTATGGAAAGAATCCATTGGAATCAAAAGATTTGTCCCGTATTGTAAACTCGAACCACTTTGCTCGCTTGTCAAAGCTTTTGGATGATGATAAAGTTTCTGGTAAGACTGTTTATGGAGGTGAAAAGGATGAAAGCAAATT gAGGATTAGCCCTACTATTCTATTGGATGTTCCGCGAGATTCTCTGATAATGAATGAGGAGATATTCGGTCCATTACTTCCCATCATCACG GTCGATAAACTAGAAGAAAGCTTTGATGTGATAAACTCAGGACCAAAGCCTCTTGCTGCATATTTATTTACAAACAATAAGAAACTCAAGGAGCAGTTTGTTAAGACTATTTCTGCTGGTGGTTTGGTCATCAATGACACTACTCTACAT CTTGCAGTGCATACTTTGCCTTTTGGAGGAGTAGGAGACAGTGGAGTTGGTGCATATCATGGAAAATTCTCATTTGATGCATTTAGCCACAAAAAAGCAGTTCTATATCGCAGTTTTTTTGGTGATGCTTCTATAAGGTATCCACCATATACTAAGACAAAGATGAGATTTTTGAAGGCTCTCATGACTGGTGGCTTACTAGCTATAATTAATGCCATATTTGGAAAGTCCTAG